The Kluyveromyces lactis strain NRRL Y-1140 chromosome B complete sequence genome contains a region encoding:
- the RIX1 gene encoding Rix1p (similar to uniprot|P38883 Saccharomyces cerevisiae YHR197W RIX1 RIbosome eXport essential protein), with product MATVTVPLSSLAKLIEESEGSQFRSILQTLRSPTYVNQSLLKSDIGVFVAKLLKLLRSSEPYQIWKGCHAVAVLCSNNPVVLCSQANQFLTVLYTRLESFINFYVETSQSAARLTTLKTLTRTVDILMDLIRGKPTLTREALTPKLNAVIPLLMTLCQYEPELCLPILKKLLLQNTTTFKPFANKYRVILNRLITKDFQLYDRTTQRLICDNFAYLHLIKQNAQKLEENQEHHKTLMDENWRSSILSVLYQFKPLILLCGDILDFSVDSEMLNFIDSLPTPKKDTGEIKDELFAPLSVDMNESFSLWEISYRVEVLSQLLISFISLPTSFPLRIPLHGIIDICQALLMLSTNYLPLKRGLRRETELTAVIITVLRSLQYQGIVVLKSISRCYGKDILYYYSSILSSLELFIPIKARGNAIDYEKVESMKEQVFDLLSLINTLAGHLGHKIDELDLFTKLTDITLRLVEEKSNLGKFYTTVNDAKSIKQTTKQKKDYNKMAGAMSDIYSHPKQFVNKTELRWYDEANKFLSLVVQNWKLPSTQQVNIIKYATVMSITLNEQIGNIPESFEELLTTIVLYPGSERLSILPIAVGLLKNMDNKVFDVLCNPRLPFSCLLNPGSSSIRKDIRNALKMPNGDSDETEETIVTGQQDVLDQSDANGIVTANDIERDRDGPENSIEKPLSALTSIVSDESQIFRKRAVEESESEEEETKRQRPDSAEETENNGETVVIPNVPTQVLQTVETTETAQQPDSDSDSEIEIPTINVSDNDDDDDEE from the coding sequence ATGGCTACAGTTACCGTCCCATTAAGTTCGTTAGCCAAGCTAATTGAAGAATCAGAAGGTAGTCAATTCCGTTCTATTCTGCAAACTTTGAGATCTCCCACCTATGTTAACcaatctttgttgaaatctGACATTGGTGTATTCGTTGCCAAACTGTTGAAACTTTTAAGATCTAGCGAACCATACCAGATTTGGAAAGGATGCCACGCCGTAGCAGTATTATGTTCGAATAATCCTGTTGTATTGTGTTCACAGGCAAACCAATTTTTGACCGTTTTATATACGAGACTGGAATCATTTATTAATTTCTATGTTGAAACATCTCAGTCAGCAGCTCGTTTGACAACTCTAAAGACTCTGACCAGAACTGTGGATATCTTAATGGATCTAATCAGAGGCAAACCAACATTGACTAGAGAAGCTTTGACACCAAAACTTAATGCTGTCATTCCGTTATTGATGACTTTGTGTCAATACGAACCGGAGTTATGTCTtccaattttgaaaaagcTCTTGCTGCAGAATACCACGACATTCAAGCCATTTGCTAACAAGTACCGTGTTATTTTAAATAGGTTGATCACTAAAGATTTCCAATTGTATGACAGAACCACTCAAAGGTTAATCTGTGATAATTTTGCATATTTACATTTGATAAAGCAGAATGCCcaaaaattggaagaaaatcaagaacATCATAAAACCTTAATGGATGAAAATTGGAGATCTAGTATCCTTTCCGTCTTGTATCAATTCAAGCCTTTGATTTTGCTATGTGGTGATATTTTGGACTTCTCTGTAGATTCTGAGATGTTAAATTTTATTGATTCATTGCCAActccaaagaaagataCGGGAGAAATTAAGGACGAACTATTTGCTCCATTATCTGTTGATATGAATGAATCCTTCAGTTTATGGGAAATATCTTATCGGGTCGAAGTTCTTTCACAGTTGCTAATTTCCTTTATTTCATTGCCAACCTCATTCCCTTTAAGAATCCCGTTACATGGTATAATTGACATCTGCCAAGCGTTACTGATGTTGAGCACAAACTATCTACCATTGAAAAGAGGTCTACGTCGTGAAACAGAACTCACTGCTGTTATTATTACCGTTTTGCGTAGTCTACAATATCAAGGTATCGTGGTACTTAAATCTATATCCAGGTGCTACGGAAAAGATATTCTGTACTATTATTCCTCCATTCTATCGTCTTTGGAACTATTTATTCCAATTAAGGCAAGGGGAAATGCCATAGATTATGAGAAGGTCGAGTCAATGAAAGAGCAAGTTTTCGATTTATTATCTTTAATCAACACTTTAGCTGGCCATCTTGGACACAAGATAGATGAATTAGATCTATTCACCAAATTAACGGACATAACTTTACGTTTGGTTGAGGAAAAATCTAATTTGGGCAAGTTCTACACCACCGTAAATGATGCAAAGTCAATTAAACAGACCACtaaacaaaagaaagattacAACAAAATGGCCGGGGCAATGTCCGATATTTACTCTCACCCTAAGCAGTTCGTCAATAAGACAGAACTAAGATGGTATGATGAGGCTAACAAATTTTTGTCATTAGTAGTTCAAAATTGGAAGCTACCATCAACTCAGCAAGTCAATATAATCAAATACGCTACCGTAATGTCCATTACCTTAAACGAACAAATTGGAAACATACCAGAATCCTTCGAAGAGCTTCTAACTACGATAGTTTTGTATCCTGGGTCCGAAAGACTCTCAATCTTGCCAATTGCGGTCGGattattgaagaacatGGACAACAAAGTATTCGACGTGTTGTGCAACCCAAGATTGCCATTTTCCTGTCTGCTAAATCCAGGGTCTTCTTCCATCAGAAAGGACATCAGAAATGCATTGAAAATGCCCAATGGAGACAGTGACGAGACGGAAGAAACAATTGTTACTGGACAACAAGATGTCCTTGACCAATCGGATGCTAACGGAATTGTAACTGCAAATGACATTGAGCGGGATCGTGATGGCCCAGAGAATTCTATTGAAAAACCTCTATCTGCATTAACATCAATCGTTTCTGATGAATCCCAAATTTTCAGGAAACGTGCTGTCGAAGAATCGGAAtcagaagaggaagagaCTAAACGTCAAAGACCTGATTCTGCGGAAGAAACCGAGAATAATGGGGAAACTGTGGTAATTCCAAATGTTCCAACCCAGGTTCTTCAAACCGTTGAAACTACTGAAACCGCACAGCAGCCAGATTCTGATTCAGACTCAGAAATCGAAATTCCAACCATCAACGTCAGTGATaacgatgacgatgacgacGAAGAGTGA
- the SGM1 gene encoding Sgm1p (similar to uniprot|P47166 Saccharomyces cerevisiae YJR134C SGM1 Protein of unknown function required for wild-type growth rate on galactose and mannose localizes to COPI coated vesicles and the Golgi apparatus) has protein sequence MEKLSVQERLSLATKAKAKARKKNKKLSSPEVVESSVDTIENTIDSDISKEVEIGDATADVKGAEAVPEDGTKDINAAVEYFNSLLHLNESVLQLDPATLLRQLYPIVQKYQQNSIDSTAKQSHSNSDSSLIRLIKEKDEKIDSLLKEGETLSKKELQQSDKIKKLNKTIKDLESDFSLKLDELQDVKTQADVLETTNASLMVSLKDMENQFGTLNKKYEDLKKEYDEHLNTEYESKKVELKKLVEENEVLNTELSQIREHEDQMQRTFESKYKALEETSKEEVDRLEIRLEQLRIDLENINTKSGDSTTTDNTTNDAYSKLMSQYKAAQHELNESNKNWASIEYALNEKCDSLKSAKVEADQIIDSLTTEMNGIKQSRDEILLKLNKLTVMNGELQSTLKETTDDLLVTKGKLSNISDDYEILQKQHDIQKVQLGNALSNQLTEKKIALKKENEALNQVILDTTEISDSTQEHPLTKWDLNHEKMDHLDPLVDNNLDDDLKADFSFEKDLDIPDEAADLELLKRGSSDLSLAMNSTYVKANTARDTQSGVNNTNLQMVTRLGSEIRRLETELSSVREAYTRLMTEKEQANEEISRLLESNEEVILLKTDRETLSQELQRLQAKQSTILELLGEKTERVEELENDVIDLKDLMRTQVQQIVQLQEQLR, from the coding sequence ATGGAGAAACTTTCTGTGCAGGAACGTCTTTCACTGGCGACGAAGGCTAAAGCTAAGGcgagaaagaagaataagaagCTCAGTTCTCCGGAGGTAGTTGAAAGCTCTGTTGATACAATTGAAAATACCATAGACAGTGATATCTCGAAAGAAGTAGAGATTGGTGACGCCACAGCGGACGTAAAGGGAGCAGAAGCGGTTCCAGAAGATGGCACTAAGGATATCAATGCGGCGGTCGAATATTTCAATAGTCTATTGCATCTGAACGAAAGCGTTCTTCAGCTTGATCCAGCAACCTTACTGCGTCAACTATACCCAATTGTTCAGAAGTACCAGCAAAATTCTATTGACTCGACCGCAAAACAAAGTCATAGTAATTCAGATTCCAGTTTAATCAGATTgataaaggaaaaggatGAAAAGATCGACTCACTTTTAAAAGAGGGCGAAACGTTATCGAAGAAAGAGTTACAACAATCAGATAAGATCAAGAAACTTAACAAGACTAttaaagatttggaatcCGATTTCAGTTTGAAGTTAGATGAATTACAAGATGTAAAAACACAGGCCGATGTTCTTGAAACCACTAATGCATCCCTAATGGTATCTTTAAAGGATATGGAAAATCAATTCGGTACTCTGAATAAGAAGTATGAGGACTTGAAGAAGGAGTACGATGAGCATTTGAACACAGAATATGAGTCCAAGAAGGTAGAACTGAAGAAACTTGTTGAAGAGAACGAGGTTTTAAACACTGAATTATCACAAATAAGAGAGCACGAAGACCAAATGCAACGGACGTTCGaatcaaaatataaagCACTCgaagaaacttcaaaggaagaagttgacAGGTTAGAGATACGGTTGGAACAATTGAGAATCGATttagaaaatatcaatacAAAATCTGGCGACTCAACTACCACTGACAATACAACAAATGACGCGTACAGCAAACTTATGTCCCAATACAAAGCAGCACAGCACGAATTGAATGAAAGCAACAAAAACTGGGCAAGCATTGAATATGCcttaaatgaaaaatgcgattcattgaaaagtGCGAAAGTTGAAGCTGATCAAATTATTGACTCTTTGACAACAGAAATGAACGGAATAAAACAATCTCgtgatgaaattttgttgaaattaaacAAGTTGACTGTGATGAATGGAGAGCTTCAATCAACTTTAAAAGAGACTACTGATGACTTGTTAGTCACCAAAGGAAAGCTTTCGAACATATCAGATGATTATGAAATTCTACAAAAGCAGCATGATATACAGAAGGTGCAGCTCGGGAACGCATTGAGTAACCAACTgactgaaaagaaaatagcactaaaaaaagagaatgaaGCACTAAATCAAGTCATTTTAGATACTACTGAGATATCTGATTCAACTCAGGAACATCCCTTAACTAAATGGGATCTCAATCATGAAAAAATGGACCATCTAGATCCACTGGTGGATAATAACCTTGATGATGACTTGAAGGcagatttttcttttgaaaaggATTTAGATATACCGGACGAAGCTGCTGATCTTGAGTTACTGAAGCGAGGTTCAAGTGACTTGTCTTTGGCCATGAATTCGACATACGTAAAAGCAAATACGGCGCGGGATACTCAATCTGGTGTTAATAATACAAATTTGCAAATGGTTACCAGACTTGGTAGTGAAATAAGACGATTAGAAACTGAACTATCATCTGTCAGAGAAGCATATACTAGATTGATGACAGAAAAAGAGCAAGCTAACGAGGAAATTTCGCGGTTATTGGAGAGTAACGAAGAAGttattttattgaaaacagATAGAGAAACTCTCTCTCAGGAATTACAGAGACTACAAGCTAAACAAAGCACAATCCTCGAACTCCTAGGTGAAAAAACGGAACgtgttgaagaattagaGAATGATGTCATTGACCTCAAAGATCTAATGAGAACCCAAGTTCAGCAGATTGTTCAAttacaagaacaattaAGATGA
- the XPT1 gene encoding xanthine phosphoribosyltransferase (highly similar to uniprot|P47165 Saccharomyces cerevisiae YJR133W XPT1 Xanthine Phosphoribosyl Transferase): MSQEDSGADTSKMYISYNNIHKLCQDVAKTIMNKGERPDVIIAITGGGMIPARIIRSFLKSKGQKNIPIQAIGLSLYEDLGLDEQVETIGKEVIRTQWLDFGALDKHFDSLIGKRILIVDEVDDTRTTLHYALTELEKEVHEQQVKLNRLSEETTFSIFVLHNKDKPKKVELPKELFDNERYIAAVTVPDKWLCYPWEAIDIEEHTKFAIQQGNN; the protein is encoded by the coding sequence atgTCTCAGGAAGATTCTGGAGCTGATACTAGCAAGATGTACATTTCGTACAATAATATTCATAAGCTTTGCCAAGATGTAGCGAAAACTATCATGAATAAAGGTGAAAGACCAGATGTAATCATTGCTATTACTGGTGGTGGTATGATTCCAGCCAGGATAATCAGatcttttttgaaatccAAGGGTCAAAAGAACATTCCAATCCAAGCAATCGGTTTGTCATTATATGAAGATTTAGGTCTGGATGAACAAGTTGAgacaattggaaaagaagttaTCAGAACTCAATGGTTAGATTTTGGTGCTTTGGACAAacattttgattctttgatcGGTAAGAGAATTTTGATTGtcgatgaagttgatgacACGAGAACTACCCTACATTATGCCTTGactgaattggaaaaagagGTTCATGAGCAACAGGTGAAATTGAACAGATTGAGTGAGGAGACTACTTTCTCTATCTTTGTTTTACACAACAAGGACAAGCCTAAAAAGGTTGAACTACCAAAAGAACTGTTCGACAATGAAAGATATATTGCAGCTGTTACTGTGCCTGACAAATGGTTATGCTATCCATGGGAAGcaattgatattgaagaacatACCAAGTTTGCTATCCAACAAGGTAATAACTGA
- the UTP9 gene encoding Utp9p (similar to uniprot|P38882 Saccharomyces cerevisiae YHR196W UTP9 Nucleolar protein component of the small subunit (SSU) processome containing the U3 snoRNA that is involved in processing of pre-18S rRNA) codes for MVESSYSAGDYITSFSPGATFFAFQSNRSQKNSIDLYPLEDVSNLHINSSQVLQIDYESNDLVVSEVNLLTWCSNHSSAENNCKTRSVKRRADEEIANSPLEQYFINVFPSGKIVVHSANGKEIINIIQNKKEILGIDSKDDVIWLLDDDKTVKRFNYATTKPLQTFHLTDGKNEDIINFQVLSFPQKLLLAVITEEFVYLVDPSKKRPSTFSKIENFGSISCTVYDQDHVVIADVSKVSLYSLPEKKILCQWDVESEKVKVINDNIVVLDTAGRMKVLLKDAEEPLASIKVENSEILDFEIKDDNIVLAWIDVNEPKFEVISESQLHEQNEFAFNLVDTEKQASLVPDEIVAKDEPESDRKISKKEQNETVQKLITALGEANMNSELILEILLQQPWSDNNIQLFVRDDLNEDSTNKLFEVLAQHISANVDSAGQASVWLKWLLTLRRSQIKVINSNTNKMTKRLRSSLRTSSESLSTLLSIQGKLEMLSGQSFLRKQLASMQINGKDVNEIQDREQEDEQEFVYENGEADDLNDASE; via the coding sequence ATGGTTGAATCTAGTTACTCAGCTGGTGATTACATTACTAGTTTCTCTCCAGGAGCAACATTTTTCGCATTTCAATCCAATAGGTCCCAAAAGAACTCCATTGACTTATATCCACTAGAAGACGTGAGCAACTTACATATAAACAGTTCTCaggttcttcaaattgattATGAGAGCAATGACTTAGTAGTCTCTGAAGTGAACCTTTTGACCTGGTGTAGCAACCATTCTTCCGCGGAGAACAACTGTAAAACGAGAAGTGTGAAAAGAAGAGCCGATGAAGAGATAGCGAACTCTCCATTAGAGCAATATTTTATAAATGTATTCCCTAGTGGAAAGATTGTTGTGCATTCAGCTAATGGTAAAGAGATCATTAATATCATacagaacaagaaagaaattctAGGCATTGATTCGAAAGATGATGTTATATGGTTGTTAGATGACGATAAAACTGTGAAAAGGTTCAACTATGCTACAACAAAGCCGTTACAAACGTTCCATCTAACGGATGGTAAGAATGAAgatatcatcaacttcCAGGTATTAAGTTTCCCACAAAAACTACTTCTGGCGGTCATCACAGAAGAGTTCGTTTATCTTGTAGATCCATCTAAGAAAAGGCCTTCAACGTTCAGCAAGATTGAAAATTTCGGATCAATTTCATGTACAGTATATGATCAAGACCATGTCGTAATTGCCGATGTATCAAAAGTCTCCCTCTACTCTTTAccagagaaaaaaatactatGCCAATGGGATGTTGAATCCGAGAAGGTGAAAGTAATTAATGATAATATCGTAGTATTGGACACTGCAGGTAGAATGAAGGTTTTACTGAAAGATGCAGAAGAACCGCTTGCAAGCATAAAAGTCGAGAACTCTGAAATTTTAGATTTTGAGATCAAAGATGATAACATTGTACTAGCATGGATCGATGTGAATGAGCCTAAGTTCGAAGTAATATCTGAATCTCAACTGCATGAACAAAATGAATTCGCGTTCAATTTAGTTGATACCGAGAAACAAGCTTCTCTGGTCCCTGACGAGATCGTCGCCAAGGATGAACCTGAATCTGAtagaaaaatttcaaaaaaggaacaaaaTGAAACTGTACAGAAGCTAATCACTGCTCTCGGAGAAGCCAATATGAATTCTGAAttaattcttgaaattcttTTACAACAACCATGGTCGGATAATAACATCCAATTATTTGTCAGAGATGATCTTAACGAAGACAGTACTAATAAGTTGTTTGAAGTGCTTGCGCAACATATATCAGCAAATGTTGATTCAGCAGGCCAAGCCTCTGTATGGCTCAAATGGCTATTAACTCTTCGTAGATCTCAAATCAAGGTTATCAATTCAAACACAAACAAAATGACAAAACGCCTAAGGTCGTCCTTAAGGACCAGCTCGGAGTCTCTCTCAACTCTCCTTTCCATTCAAGGTAAATTAGAAATGCTTTCCGGACAATCTTTCTTGAGAAAACAATTAGCATCCATGCAAATCAATGGCAAAGACGTTAATGAAATACAAGACAGAGAACAGGAAGACGAACAAGAATTCGTATATGAAAATGGAGAAGCtgatgatttgaatgaCGCTTCCGAATAA